Within the Streptosporangium album genome, the region AGGATCACGCCATGGAGATCAAGCCGGGGACGCTTGAGGACTACCGGATCACCATCCGCCTCTATATCAAGCCCCACATCGGGAAAACGAAGCTTCAGGCGGTCCGGCCCTCCACGATCACCAAGCTCTACCGGGATCTGCTCGCCAGAGGCGGGCGCGGCGGAAAGCCCCTGTCGGTGTCCACCGTCGTCCACACGCATGCGATCCTGCGGCGGGCCTTCCGTGATGCCGTCGAGGTTCACGAGTACCTCAGTAGCTCGCCTGTCGACAAGGCCAAGCGTCCGCGTGGCGACTGGCGGGAGCCCGGCATGATCTGGACCCCGGCTCAACTCCGGACGTTCCTCGCGCTGGCCCGTTCACACCGACTGTTCGCCTTCTTCCACCTGGCCGCCTACACAGGCGCGCGACGGGGTGAACTGCTAAACCTCCGATGGCCTGACGTCGACCTGGGTGGAAAGCAAATCACCATCAAGGGCTCAACGGGCGTAGTCGACGGTGAGCACATCGAGGGCACCACGAAGAGCGGCCGGACGCGCGTGGTGACCATCGACGATGGCACGGTTGCTGTCCTCCGGAAGCACAGAGAAGCGCAGGACGCCGAGAAGCTCCGCGGCGGCGAATCCTGGAAGGGGGAAGAGGACGGACATGTCTTCACGACGGCCTGGGGCGGAGCCATCTATCCGACCACCGTGACGGCGCTGCCAGGCAAGCTCATCAAGGCGTACAACGAACCGGAGGACAAGGATCAAGCCCCCGTCCATCCGCTTCCCTACGTTCGGCTGCATGACCTTCGGCACATCCACGCGACCACGCTCCTCCTGGCCGGCGTTCCGGTGCACATAGTCGCGACTCGACTCGGACATGCAGACCCGGCCATCACCCTTCGGGTATACGCCCACGTGATCCGCTCCGCGGAAACCGCCGCCGCTGAGATCTTCGCCAGAGCCCTCGAATGAGCCCCGTAGAGCCTGTTCGCCCAAGGTCTCTGATCTGACCGGATCAGAGACCTTTTGGTTGGCCTCGAACCAACGTGGCCCGGGACCTGCGCAGGTCGCAATACGGTGACTACTGACTCACCTGCCCCTTGAGTTCGAGTCCCTTTTCAGGGAGGGGAGCGAGGGACAGGACCTCGCCTAGCTGATGTGATTCACCCAGAGGCCGATGGGAACCGATGCCGCGGCAGACGCGAGGAAGCCGAAGAGGAAGAACATCCACTCGCGACGCCGCTCCGCGCGAATGGTGGCTTTGGTCTCACCGACGAGAATTTGCCGGATCTTCTCGGCTTCCTCCGTGTTGATTTCGAG harbors:
- a CDS encoding tyrosine-type recombinase/integrase, with product MELAHWIEDHAMEIKPGTLEDYRITIRLYIKPHIGKTKLQAVRPSTITKLYRDLLARGGRGGKPLSVSTVVHTHAILRRAFRDAVEVHEYLSSSPVDKAKRPRGDWREPGMIWTPAQLRTFLALARSHRLFAFFHLAAYTGARRGELLNLRWPDVDLGGKQITIKGSTGVVDGEHIEGTTKSGRTRVVTIDDGTVAVLRKHREAQDAEKLRGGESWKGEEDGHVFTTAWGGAIYPTTVTALPGKLIKAYNEPEDKDQAPVHPLPYVRLHDLRHIHATTLLLAGVPVHIVATRLGHADPAITLRVYAHVIRSAETAAAEIFARALE